In Zunongwangia profunda SM-A87, the following proteins share a genomic window:
- the cas4 gene encoding CRISPR-associated protein Cas4, giving the protein MQSFYPSQIIEYLYCPRYTYFEYVLRIPQYEDKFYKVTRGREIHNEKLEQNKAYLRKKIGVKNKWIDQYLGVEGLRGKIDEVLELGDNSFAPLDYKFAYWKDRVYDTYKQQLYCYAVLIEENFQVEVKKGFLVYTRSKHKLIEVPIPLAAKAEIKESMEKMLVIIEQNKFPKATTFKKRCVNCTYRNICIK; this is encoded by the coding sequence ATGCAAAGCTTTTATCCTTCACAAATTATCGAATACCTCTATTGTCCTCGATACACTTATTTCGAGTACGTGCTCCGTATTCCGCAATACGAAGACAAGTTTTACAAAGTTACTAGAGGTAGGGAGATACATAACGAAAAGTTGGAACAGAATAAGGCCTATCTACGCAAAAAAATCGGGGTGAAAAACAAATGGATAGACCAGTATTTGGGAGTGGAGGGCTTACGAGGAAAAATAGATGAGGTGCTAGAGTTAGGGGATAATAGTTTTGCTCCCTTGGATTATAAATTTGCATATTGGAAAGATAGGGTTTACGACACCTACAAACAGCAACTCTACTGTTATGCGGTATTAATAGAAGAGAACTTTCAAGTTGAAGTAAAAAAAGGCTTTTTGGTTTATACCCGAAGCAAACATAAATTGATAGAAGTCCCCATCCCGCTCGCTGCAAAAGCAGAAATAAAAGAAAGTATGGAAAAAATGCTTGTAATTATCGAGCAAAATAAATTTCCGAAAGCAACAACATTTAAGAAAAGATGTGTAAATTGTACCTACCGGAATATCTGCATTAAATAA